A DNA window from Luteolibacter luteus contains the following coding sequences:
- a CDS encoding heavy metal translocating P-type ATPase, with amino-acid sequence MGGHHGEHSHDLHEEVGWPWLLASAAICGLATLAGVLVQRTGAPPQVALGLYATAYLAGGWEAALDSIGNLRRFRLDIHFLMLAVAAGAAVIGAWWEGAALLFLFSLSGALEAMAMARTEREIRSLFNEAPKQALRVEPDGSTTEIPVNGLKAGMKVRVLPGEQFPADGRVSSGESAADESSLTGESVPVDKGVGDGVFGGTLNTWGVVETEVLRPPGDSAQARIIQLIREAQASKAPSQRFTDRFGTAYTVGILLLSFVMFLWWHLVMKIPAFFADDGTSSAFYRAMTLLVVCSPCALVISIPSAILAGIAAGARRGILFRGGVAVENLATIQRLAVDKTGTLTKGELELLSCETEPPGREDELIAVAAALSKNSTHPLSRAIVKENMKRGLPEAGQVSGFESLAGQGLTADVGGKASAQGRRSMFTDDAWLSALPDPAAGLTEVLVKSGELRGRLLLRDAPRSEAAPLIRRLADEEIRVTMLTGDRPESAELIAKELGLQDYRAGLHPEDKVAAIREWRAKGERVAMAGDGVNDAPSLAAADISIGMGLRGSDAVLEQADVVLTQDRLERIVDALHLSRRCRRIIRENLAISLGVVLLLGIAAMGAWIPLPIGVLGHEGSTVIVVLNSLRLLLFRSSSA; translated from the coding sequence ATGGGAGGACACCATGGCGAGCACTCGCATGACCTGCATGAGGAAGTCGGATGGCCGTGGCTGCTTGCCTCGGCAGCGATCTGCGGGCTGGCAACATTGGCAGGAGTGCTGGTCCAGCGGACCGGAGCCCCGCCACAAGTCGCGCTGGGGCTGTATGCCACGGCCTATCTGGCAGGCGGCTGGGAGGCGGCGTTGGATAGCATCGGCAACTTGCGGCGCTTTCGCCTGGATATCCATTTCCTGATGCTCGCCGTGGCAGCGGGTGCCGCGGTGATCGGCGCATGGTGGGAGGGAGCGGCGCTGCTGTTCCTGTTCTCCCTCAGCGGTGCCTTGGAAGCGATGGCGATGGCCCGTACCGAGCGCGAGATCCGCAGCCTCTTCAATGAAGCTCCCAAGCAGGCGCTGCGCGTGGAGCCGGATGGCAGCACGACGGAGATCCCGGTGAACGGACTGAAAGCGGGCATGAAAGTGCGGGTGCTGCCCGGCGAACAATTCCCGGCAGATGGCCGGGTAAGCAGCGGGGAGAGTGCCGCGGATGAATCTTCGCTCACCGGCGAGTCGGTGCCGGTGGACAAGGGAGTGGGAGACGGGGTCTTCGGGGGCACGCTCAATACCTGGGGCGTAGTGGAGACCGAAGTGCTGCGACCACCCGGCGACAGCGCCCAAGCCCGCATCATCCAGCTCATCCGCGAGGCGCAGGCGAGCAAGGCACCCTCGCAGCGCTTCACCGATCGTTTCGGCACCGCCTACACGGTGGGCATCTTGTTGCTGTCCTTCGTGATGTTCCTGTGGTGGCACCTGGTCATGAAGATCCCCGCCTTCTTCGCGGACGACGGGACTAGTTCGGCCTTCTACCGCGCCATGACCTTGCTGGTGGTATGCTCGCCATGTGCGCTGGTGATCTCGATCCCCAGCGCGATCCTCGCAGGCATCGCCGCCGGGGCACGCCGAGGCATCCTTTTCCGCGGCGGGGTGGCGGTGGAAAACCTGGCCACGATCCAACGGCTGGCCGTCGACAAGACCGGCACGCTCACGAAGGGCGAACTGGAATTGCTCTCCTGCGAAACCGAGCCGCCCGGGCGCGAGGACGAGCTGATCGCCGTAGCCGCAGCGCTTTCGAAGAACTCCACGCATCCCCTTTCCCGTGCGATCGTGAAAGAGAACATGAAGCGCGGGCTGCCGGAGGCCGGACAGGTCAGCGGCTTCGAGTCTCTGGCAGGGCAAGGGCTGACCGCGGATGTCGGAGGAAAAGCATCAGCGCAAGGACGGCGGTCGATGTTCACGGATGATGCCTGGCTTTCCGCGCTGCCGGATCCGGCAGCCGGCCTCACGGAAGTGCTGGTGAAGTCCGGCGAGCTGCGGGGCCGCCTGCTGCTGCGGGATGCCCCGCGCAGCGAGGCCGCACCGCTCATCCGGAGACTCGCGGACGAGGAGATCCGGGTGACGATGCTTACCGGCGACCGCCCGGAGTCTGCCGAGCTGATCGCGAAGGAACTAGGACTCCAGGATTACCGTGCCGGACTGCATCCTGAGGACAAGGTGGCGGCGATCCGCGAATGGCGGGCGAAGGGAGAACGCGTGGCAATGGCGGGGGACGGCGTGAACGATGCGCCCAGCCTCGCCGCGGCGGACATCTCGATCGGCATGGGACTGCGCGGGAGCGATGCGGTCTTGGAACAAGCAGACGTGGTGCTCACCCAGGACCGGCTGGAGCGGATCGTGGATGCACTTCACCTCAGCCGCCGCTGCCGCCGCATCATCCGGGAGAACCTCGCGATCTCGCTCGGGGTGGTGCTCCTGTTAGGAATCGCCGCGATGGGCGCATGGATTCCCCTGCCGATCGGCGTGCTCGGTCACGAAGGCTCCACGGTGATCGTGGTGCTGAACAGCCTGCGGCTGCTGCTCTTCAGAAGTTCGAGCGCATGA
- a CDS encoding ankyrin repeat domain-containing protein: MIPLRPVARIGLAALLVLSVPACRNPQREAMRALEKRGVPASAASLLKAVQTEDSELTRLLLQAKVYAGQRDAAGNTPLHLAIARGNVGIAWQLIENGADLAAGTPSQVTPLSLAVYQGETAIADRLLNAGASPEGLTPDGDQVLPWAIRNGRLTFVRRLMEGGADPHQKDAAGNPLLHVAIEAGRKDLMAELLKLGADAAAVNARRESSLVAALRRGWRDQVRPLVLAGSDPNLPDHDGKVPLQSAIDSRDLPFAKQLVGLGARPLNGSWSAALWQAYGSRDIEVCRLLLGLGVSVDATDAKGRRPVEVAYADDRADFLHLFLCYGAKGDSLFYDACRRSADHHVSLLLAHCGLPKPLPPPYLDTSLGMAIRYGDQRTASELLSRGAPVNQVVAEGQAPLNLAIALARPQMVKLLLKYGADPNEAVIHPVSNDFVARVRGGTMRWLLRNDQNITPIMLAADSGSPQTARYLLAAGAKTSVWTRRNRMWPINIAARKSDVRMMRVILGKDPDMEQRRILVDLSDQRAWIFDSSGLELFSTPISTGRKGFATPTGTYAITNKYRNWTSTLYDASMPFFQRLSCGDFGFHAGNVPGYPASHGCIRVPHGNAPKLFSLTELGDRVEIQP; this comes from the coding sequence GTGATACCGCTCCGTCCCGTCGCCCGGATCGGATTGGCAGCCCTTCTGGTGCTGTCCGTCCCCGCGTGCCGGAATCCCCAGCGCGAGGCCATGCGAGCCTTGGAAAAGCGCGGGGTGCCCGCCAGTGCCGCTTCCCTGCTGAAAGCGGTCCAGACGGAGGACTCGGAACTCACCCGTCTTTTGCTGCAAGCGAAGGTCTATGCCGGTCAGCGGGATGCGGCGGGGAATACCCCGCTCCATCTTGCCATCGCCCGGGGAAACGTGGGAATCGCTTGGCAGCTGATTGAAAACGGCGCCGATCTCGCAGCGGGAACTCCCTCACAGGTCACTCCGCTTTCGCTCGCGGTGTATCAAGGCGAGACCGCCATCGCGGATCGACTCCTGAATGCTGGCGCCTCACCCGAAGGCCTCACCCCCGATGGCGACCAGGTTTTGCCGTGGGCGATCCGGAATGGCCGCCTGACTTTCGTCCGCCGTCTGATGGAAGGCGGCGCGGATCCTCACCAGAAGGACGCCGCTGGCAATCCGCTGCTGCACGTCGCCATCGAGGCCGGTCGCAAGGACCTGATGGCCGAGCTTCTCAAGCTGGGCGCTGATGCCGCAGCGGTGAATGCCCGGCGGGAATCCTCGCTGGTCGCCGCCTTGCGCCGTGGCTGGCGCGATCAAGTCCGGCCCCTGGTGCTTGCCGGCTCCGATCCGAATCTTCCCGACCATGACGGCAAGGTGCCGCTCCAATCCGCTATCGACAGCCGCGACCTGCCCTTCGCCAAGCAATTGGTCGGCCTGGGCGCGCGTCCCCTGAATGGTTCATGGTCGGCTGCGCTCTGGCAGGCCTACGGCAGCCGCGACATCGAGGTCTGCCGTCTCCTGCTCGGCCTTGGCGTATCGGTGGACGCAACGGATGCGAAGGGACGGCGTCCGGTGGAGGTGGCCTACGCGGACGACCGCGCGGATTTCCTCCATCTTTTCCTCTGCTACGGCGCGAAGGGTGATTCGCTCTTCTACGATGCCTGTCGTAGAAGCGCCGATCACCATGTGAGCCTGCTGCTCGCGCACTGCGGCTTGCCGAAGCCACTGCCGCCGCCGTACCTGGATACTTCACTCGGCATGGCCATCCGCTATGGCGACCAGCGCACCGCCTCCGAATTGCTTTCCCGCGGGGCTCCGGTGAACCAGGTCGTTGCCGAAGGCCAGGCTCCTCTGAATCTCGCCATTGCTTTGGCCCGTCCTCAGATGGTGAAGCTGTTGCTGAAATATGGGGCCGATCCGAACGAGGCGGTTATCCATCCCGTGTCGAATGACTTTGTTGCCCGCGTCCGTGGCGGCACCATGCGCTGGTTGTTGCGGAATGATCAGAACATCACCCCGATCATGCTGGCGGCGGATTCCGGCTCTCCGCAGACGGCGCGCTATCTCTTGGCCGCCGGAGCGAAGACCAGTGTCTGGACCCGCCGCAACCGGATGTGGCCCATCAACATCGCGGCGCGGAAGAGCGATGTGAGAATGATGCGCGTGATCCTGGGCAAGGACCCGGACATGGAGCAGCGCCGCATTCTTGTGGATCTCTCCGACCAGCGCGCCTGGATCTTCGATTCCTCCGGCCTGGAGCTTTTCAGCACCCCGATTTCCACCGGCCGGAAGGGCTTCGCCACCCCCACCGGAACCTATGCGATCACCAACAAGTATCGCAATTGGACCTCGACGCTCTACGACGCGAGCATGCCCTTCTTCCAGCGCCTGAGCTGCGGCGACTTCGGCTTCCACGCCGGAAACGTCCCGGGCTATCCGGCGTCCCATGGTTGCATCCGCGTCCCGCACGGGAATGCCCCGAAGCTGTTCTCCCTCACCGAACTCGGTGACCGCGTCGAGATTCAGCCCTAG
- a CDS encoding L-serine ammonia-lyase yields MTLSALDLFTIGVGPSSSHTVGPMRAACRFVRKLQDEGLAPRVARLRCDCYGSLAATGKGHGTDSAILLGFLGEEPESIDIESIPAKLAGIRAGKLLTPWGETIDFDEKADLDFKRLKPLPLHPNGMHFTAVDAQGEPIADSVVYSLGGGFIATEEEMQRPVAAEVQVLHPFTCAAELMERCESTGLTIASLLLENESAFRPRTETRARLDAIWKAMQDCVTRGCSQEGILPGGLKVKRRAKAIYENLRSKPEAALSDPLTILDWVNLYALAVNEENAAGGRVVTAPTNGAAGIIPAVLHYAVRFRHSPHRDGVHRFLLTAAAIGMLYKRNASISGAEAGCQGEVGVACSMAAAGLVEYLGGTPKQVENAAEIGMEHNLGLTCDPVGGLVQIPCIERNAMASVKAINASRLAMAGDGSHFVSLDKVIKTMRDTGRDMKSKYKETSRGGLAVNVVEC; encoded by the coding sequence ATGACTTTGTCCGCGCTTGATCTTTTCACCATCGGCGTCGGGCCCTCCTCCTCCCACACCGTGGGTCCGATGCGAGCGGCCTGCCGTTTCGTCCGCAAGCTGCAGGATGAGGGCTTGGCACCGCGGGTCGCACGCCTGCGCTGCGATTGTTACGGATCACTCGCGGCCACGGGCAAGGGCCACGGCACGGACTCCGCGATCCTGCTGGGCTTCCTGGGCGAAGAACCGGAGAGCATCGATATCGAATCGATCCCCGCGAAGCTGGCCGGGATCCGCGCCGGCAAGCTGCTCACGCCGTGGGGTGAGACGATCGACTTCGATGAGAAGGCGGACCTGGACTTCAAGCGCCTCAAGCCGCTGCCACTGCATCCGAACGGGATGCACTTCACCGCGGTGGATGCGCAGGGCGAACCAATCGCGGACTCGGTGGTGTATTCGCTCGGCGGAGGCTTCATCGCCACGGAAGAGGAAATGCAGCGTCCGGTCGCAGCAGAGGTGCAAGTGCTGCATCCTTTCACCTGCGCCGCAGAGCTGATGGAACGCTGCGAGTCCACGGGGCTCACCATTGCCTCGCTGCTCCTGGAGAACGAGTCTGCCTTTCGCCCCAGAACAGAGACCCGCGCACGTCTCGATGCGATCTGGAAGGCGATGCAGGACTGCGTGACGCGCGGCTGTTCGCAGGAGGGCATCCTCCCCGGAGGGCTGAAGGTGAAGCGCCGCGCTAAAGCGATCTACGAGAACCTCCGTAGCAAGCCCGAGGCCGCGCTTTCCGATCCTCTAACGATCCTCGACTGGGTGAATCTTTACGCGCTGGCGGTGAATGAAGAGAACGCGGCGGGTGGCCGGGTGGTCACCGCGCCGACGAACGGGGCGGCGGGAATCATTCCGGCAGTGCTCCACTATGCAGTGCGCTTCCGGCATTCGCCGCATCGCGACGGGGTGCACCGCTTCCTTCTCACCGCGGCGGCGATCGGGATGCTATATAAACGCAATGCCTCGATCTCCGGAGCAGAGGCGGGATGCCAAGGCGAAGTGGGCGTGGCCTGCTCGATGGCAGCGGCGGGGCTGGTGGAGTACCTCGGAGGCACACCGAAGCAGGTGGAGAACGCGGCGGAGATCGGGATGGAGCACAACCTCGGGCTCACCTGCGATCCGGTGGGCGGTCTGGTGCAGATCCCCTGCATCGAGCGCAATGCGATGGCATCCGTAAAGGCGATCAATGCCTCGCGCCTGGCGATGGCGGGCGATGGCTCGCACTTCGTCTCGCTCGACAAGGTGATCAAGACGATGCGCGACACCGGGCGCGACATGAAGTCGAAGTACAAGGAGACCTCGCGCGGTGGCCTGGCGGTGAACGTGGTGGAGTGTTAG
- a CDS encoding benzoate/H(+) symporter BenE family transporter, producing MLKDFSFSALVAGFVSVLVGFTSSVAIIFQATQNLGATPAQTASWLWAIGIGMGIPSIVFSLATRKPILIAWSTPGAVVIGAAAGAGHLTMPQAIGTFLFSAVLIMIAGFSRGFEKVMNRLPLPLASALLAGVLSRFALDAFTAIPKNPVLVLSMVAAYVLGRRFWQRANVPVILVLGIAIVALQGNFHLESVPWNITTPVWTTPEFSLSALVGVGIPLFIVTMASQNLPGIAAIRVGGYEAPISKIIGWTGVATFLLAAFGAFGINLAAITAAFVVGPEAHPDPARRYWAPVSAGFAYLLVGLFGATVAGLFAAFPRELILAVGGLALLATIGNALSAALGDEDFREASAMTFFVTLSGITLLGVGSAFWGIVAGGVVYGIRTRKA from the coding sequence ATGTTGAAAGACTTCTCCTTTTCCGCACTCGTCGCGGGCTTTGTTTCGGTGTTGGTGGGCTTCACCAGCTCGGTCGCCATCATTTTCCAAGCGACCCAGAATCTCGGTGCCACGCCAGCACAGACGGCTTCCTGGCTCTGGGCCATCGGGATCGGGATGGGGATTCCCAGCATTGTCTTCTCCCTTGCCACCCGGAAGCCGATCCTCATCGCTTGGTCCACGCCGGGTGCCGTGGTCATCGGTGCGGCAGCGGGTGCGGGCCACCTGACGATGCCTCAGGCGATCGGGACTTTTTTGTTCTCCGCGGTCTTGATCATGATCGCGGGCTTCAGCCGCGGCTTCGAGAAGGTGATGAACCGCCTGCCCCTGCCGCTTGCTTCCGCGCTCTTGGCCGGCGTGCTCTCGCGGTTCGCCTTGGATGCCTTCACCGCGATCCCGAAGAACCCGGTGCTGGTCCTCTCCATGGTGGCGGCCTACGTGCTCGGCCGCCGTTTCTGGCAGCGGGCGAACGTGCCGGTGATCCTCGTGCTCGGCATCGCGATCGTGGCCCTCCAAGGAAACTTCCATCTGGAGTCGGTGCCGTGGAACATCACCACGCCGGTATGGACCACGCCCGAGTTTTCGCTGTCCGCCCTGGTCGGAGTGGGGATCCCGCTCTTCATCGTGACGATGGCCTCGCAAAATCTTCCGGGAATCGCCGCCATTCGCGTCGGCGGCTACGAGGCTCCGATTTCGAAGATCATCGGCTGGACCGGCGTTGCCACCTTCCTCCTCGCGGCCTTCGGGGCTTTCGGCATCAACCTCGCGGCGATCACCGCGGCTTTCGTGGTGGGGCCGGAAGCGCATCCCGATCCGGCGCGACGTTACTGGGCACCGGTCAGTGCAGGATTCGCTTATCTGCTGGTAGGCCTTTTCGGGGCGACCGTCGCCGGACTTTTTGCGGCCTTTCCGCGGGAGTTGATTTTGGCGGTGGGTGGCTTGGCGCTGCTTGCCACGATTGGGAATGCGCTGTCTGCCGCCTTGGGGGACGAGGACTTCCGGGAGGCCTCGGCGATGACCTTCTTCGTGACCCTTTCCGGGATCACCTTGCTGGGAGTGGGCTCGGCCTTTTGGGGGATCGTTGCAGGGGGAGTCGTCTACGGCATCCGCACGCGTAAGGCGTAG
- a CDS encoding Hcp family type VI secretion system effector, with the protein MKAIPSLSRTLALTVPAVALSLTGAHAASDYLLEIEGIKGESTDDKHRDAIEIESFSWGATNDGIAKAITFSLGKRIDKSSPLLFLACAKGNHIPQAILTCRKSGGDGKPLDYYVITLSDILISSYQSGGGGGAGGATNTLPVDQISFNYHKIKFEYRRMLETGQLEDPVIAEYDFGTSSK; encoded by the coding sequence ATGAAGGCTATTCCCTCCCTGTCCCGGACCCTTGCCCTTACGGTTCCGGCGGTGGCTCTGAGTCTGACAGGCGCTCATGCCGCGTCGGATTACCTTCTTGAAATCGAAGGAATCAAAGGGGAGTCCACCGACGACAAGCACCGTGACGCCATCGAGATCGAAAGTTTCTCGTGGGGTGCCACGAACGACGGGATCGCGAAAGCGATCACCTTCAGTCTCGGCAAGCGCATCGATAAATCGAGTCCTCTGCTCTTTCTCGCATGCGCGAAAGGGAATCACATTCCCCAGGCCATCCTGACCTGCCGCAAGTCCGGCGGGGACGGCAAGCCGCTCGACTACTACGTCATCACCCTCTCCGATATCCTCATCAGCTCCTATCAATCCGGAGGTGGTGGCGGGGCAGGTGGTGCCACGAACACGCTGCCCGTGGACCAGATCTCGTTCAATTACCACAAGATCAAATTCGAGTACCGCCGGATGCTTGAGACCGGCCAGCTCGAAGATCCCGTCATCGCTGAATACGACTTCGGAACCAGCTCAAAATGA
- a CDS encoding type VI secretion system tube protein Hcp, translating into MKTILHRLPRLIAAIAGVLGLIGYASAEVRGWVWVDEEIPGEATDSGHEKWLAISSFSATGNDPLPGSSITLRRSIDKASPLLMKACVSGQVFPEVQLHVAQVLEGKPSLFWSLTLKDVRISSCKNAGENGSANTPLQEEVKIIPAGIRMTYYQLSEPSAPALVTILPYTGDVDGDGMSDEFETRFALLLHSDDGNLDLDGDGLTNLEESRLGTDPTKGSSFFKATAGPGPGGPNELVITWNSVPGGVYKVKYSPDLLLPFQEIATVTAIGETCSHPVVRGGALGFYKVEKVEP; encoded by the coding sequence ATGAAAACCATCCTCCACCGGCTGCCGCGCCTGATCGCGGCAATCGCGGGGGTGCTTGGTTTGATCGGCTACGCTTCCGCAGAGGTCCGGGGTTGGGTCTGGGTGGACGAGGAAATTCCCGGAGAAGCCACCGATTCCGGCCATGAAAAATGGCTGGCGATCTCCTCCTTCTCCGCCACCGGAAATGACCCGCTCCCCGGCAGTTCGATCACGCTGCGCCGGTCCATCGACAAGGCATCGCCGTTGCTGATGAAAGCCTGTGTCTCCGGCCAAGTGTTTCCGGAGGTCCAGCTGCACGTCGCCCAAGTGCTGGAGGGTAAGCCAAGCCTCTTCTGGTCGCTTACGCTGAAGGACGTCCGCATCAGCTCCTGCAAGAACGCCGGGGAGAACGGCAGTGCCAACACCCCGCTGCAAGAGGAGGTGAAGATTATTCCCGCGGGCATCCGCATGACCTACTACCAGCTTTCGGAACCTTCCGCTCCGGCGCTCGTCACGATCCTTCCCTACACCGGGGACGTGGATGGCGATGGCATGTCGGATGAATTCGAGACCCGCTTCGCGCTGCTTCTTCACTCTGACGATGGGAATCTGGATCTCGATGGCGATGGCCTGACGAACCTCGAGGAATCGCGTTTGGGTACCGATCCCACGAAGGGATCCTCTTTCTTCAAGGCCACGGCCGGCCCGGGACCGGGCGGCCCTAACGAACTGGTCATCACTTGGAACAGCGTGCCCGGAGGAGTCTACAAGGTGAAATACAGCCCGGATCTCTTGCTGCCCTTCCAGGAAATCGCCACGGTGACCGCCATCGGAGAAACCTGCAGCCACCCGGTTGTCCGTGGCGGCGCGCTTGGCTTCTACAAGGTGGAAAAAGTGGAGCCCTGA
- a CDS encoding methyltransferase — MFSESILCNWDPEPFREALSRAGYTRQGLEAADLYRPGDAVARTHLAPKLLPADSSLLTAIRLFDLGEPVSGKDAMALFGSNLLGLMRIGLLEGLGNDLVRSAAKIDATEQGWFAFDHAAALVAAKPDYVMGEGNSSRMLTALATGRKGERVLDLGAGAGWGALRLAERGCRVTAADISARALGFARFNVLLAGLDDIEIVQGDRFEPVAGRKFDAIASNPPFVISPQNTFVFRDGGVKGDGFCESLVRRFPDYLEEGGIAVMIFNWFDEDPERWDERPLAWAKDRGCDVWLFRSDRHDPAEYAFRWLRESGRGRNPKPEDLNEWTRYYRELGAKGINLGFLAMRKRTGKNWQRSDSRAEVKVVATAGEEIRRIFDNQTWLNECGLDDAAILAMRFKVPDGIRAETDMVLDRGWGMRTIRLRSSGQLSYDGQVDEFILRLLEVCRSGGTPGDQLKEILAKPEFAGTKGVDGQIASLVREMVRHGLLLPAL; from the coding sequence ATGTTCAGCGAATCGATCCTCTGCAACTGGGACCCGGAGCCATTCCGCGAGGCTCTGAGCCGTGCCGGCTATACCCGGCAGGGCCTGGAGGCCGCGGATCTCTACCGGCCCGGCGATGCCGTCGCGCGCACTCACCTTGCACCGAAGCTTTTGCCCGCAGACTCCTCCTTGCTCACGGCGATCCGGCTTTTCGATCTCGGCGAGCCGGTATCGGGAAAGGATGCGATGGCACTCTTTGGATCGAACCTGTTAGGCCTGATGCGCATCGGTCTGCTGGAAGGTCTTGGCAATGACCTTGTCCGTTCCGCGGCGAAGATCGATGCCACCGAGCAGGGCTGGTTTGCCTTCGATCATGCGGCAGCTCTGGTCGCCGCGAAGCCGGACTATGTGATGGGAGAGGGGAATTCCTCACGCATGCTCACCGCGCTGGCTACGGGCAGAAAGGGCGAGCGGGTGTTGGACCTCGGGGCTGGTGCCGGCTGGGGTGCCTTGCGGCTTGCAGAGCGTGGTTGCCGCGTCACTGCGGCGGACATCAGCGCGCGGGCTCTGGGCTTTGCGCGCTTCAATGTGTTGCTGGCAGGCCTTGATGACATCGAGATTGTCCAAGGCGATCGCTTCGAGCCGGTGGCCGGGAGGAAGTTCGATGCGATTGCGAGTAATCCGCCCTTCGTCATCTCGCCGCAGAATACTTTCGTATTCCGTGATGGCGGGGTAAAGGGCGACGGCTTCTGCGAATCCCTCGTGCGGCGCTTCCCCGACTATCTGGAGGAGGGCGGCATTGCGGTGATGATCTTCAATTGGTTCGATGAAGACCCGGAGCGGTGGGACGAGCGCCCCTTGGCATGGGCGAAAGACCGTGGCTGCGATGTCTGGCTTTTCCGAAGTGATCGCCACGATCCCGCCGAGTATGCCTTCCGCTGGCTCCGCGAAAGCGGGCGGGGCCGAAACCCCAAGCCGGAGGATCTCAATGAATGGACCCGCTATTATCGCGAACTCGGAGCCAAAGGCATCAACCTCGGCTTCCTTGCGATGCGCAAGCGGACCGGCAAGAACTGGCAGCGCTCCGATTCCCGCGCGGAGGTCAAGGTAGTGGCCACGGCGGGTGAAGAGATCCGCCGCATTTTCGACAACCAGACCTGGCTGAACGAGTGCGGACTGGACGATGCCGCCATTCTGGCGATGCGCTTCAAGGTGCCGGACGGCATCCGGGCGGAGACGGACATGGTGCTGGATCGCGGCTGGGGCATGCGGACCATCCGGCTGCGGAGCTCAGGCCAGCTCAGCTATGACGGTCAGGTAGATGAGTTCATCCTGCGCCTGCTCGAGGTTTGTCGTAGCGGGGGGACGCCGGGCGACCAGTTGAAAGAAATCCTGGCGAAACCGGAGTTCGCCGGAACCAAGGGAGTGGACGGCCAAATTGCCAGCTTGGTAAGGGAAATGGTGCGGCATGGCCTGCTGCTACCCGCCCTGTGA
- a CDS encoding dienelactone hydrolase family protein, producing the protein MKALLLSLMAISSAASAALVEKTVEYKEGDVTLEGFHVYDDAVKGKRPAVLVIHQWTGLTDYEKARSRQLAELGYNVFAADIYGKGIRPVPPAAGQEAGKYKGDRKLYRARLNAGLEQLKKDGLTDTSKIAAIGYCFGGTGVLELARSGADLVGVVSFHGALDAADGMKAEKGSVKTKVLACHGADDPFVPVPQVQAFEEEMRESGADWQLIAYGGAVHGFTQKMAGDDNSKGAAYNEKADKRSWEAMKAFFAEIFGK; encoded by the coding sequence ATGAAAGCTCTACTCCTCTCCCTGATGGCCATTTCCTCCGCCGCGTCCGCCGCCCTTGTCGAAAAGACCGTGGAATACAAGGAAGGTGACGTCACCCTCGAAGGCTTCCACGTCTATGACGATGCCGTGAAGGGCAAGCGCCCGGCGGTGCTGGTGATCCACCAGTGGACCGGCTTGACCGACTACGAGAAGGCGCGCAGCCGCCAGCTTGCGGAGCTGGGCTACAATGTCTTTGCGGCCGATATCTATGGGAAGGGGATTCGCCCCGTGCCGCCGGCAGCCGGTCAGGAAGCAGGCAAGTACAAGGGTGATCGCAAGCTTTACCGCGCCCGCCTGAATGCCGGGCTGGAACAGCTCAAGAAAGACGGGCTCACCGATACCTCGAAGATCGCGGCGATCGGTTACTGCTTCGGCGGCACCGGCGTCCTCGAACTCGCCCGCAGCGGCGCGGATCTCGTGGGCGTGGTCTCTTTCCACGGAGCTCTTGATGCCGCGGATGGCATGAAGGCGGAGAAGGGCAGCGTGAAGACGAAGGTGCTCGCCTGCCACGGTGCGGACGATCCCTTTGTGCCCGTGCCGCAGGTGCAGGCCTTTGAAGAGGAGATGCGTGAGTCCGGAGCGGATTGGCAGCTCATCGCCTACGGTGGTGCCGTGCATGGCTTCACCCAGAAGATGGCAGGCGATGACAATTCGAAGGGAGCCGCCTATAACGAGAAGGCCGACAAGCGCTCTTGGGAAGCAATGAAGGCCTTCTTCGCCGAGATCTTCGGGAAGTGA
- a CDS encoding lysozyme inhibitor LprI family protein: protein MRSAITAFLLALGIACGGDLETAKAEFAKQDKALNETYVQLKKELSPERFALLQQDQRTWIEHREFMAKWQEREDAPETAVDRWELAGRLTEGRIDWMKSWLKLDQRKEGWAGRYSDGYNGVLEIVEKDGKTWFVLNVVRGPTFHVGGIGGQFRLNGRMGWFETKPDGEERPTWLTFREGYDKPGMITVEGENTSYFHGARAYFDGTYVWTGELTPEEQKKVIEGKWDE, encoded by the coding sequence ATGAGATCCGCGATCACCGCTTTCTTGCTCGCCCTGGGCATCGCCTGCGGCGGCGATTTGGAAACCGCCAAGGCCGAGTTTGCCAAACAGGACAAGGCACTCAACGAGACCTATGTGCAGCTCAAGAAAGAGCTCTCGCCCGAGCGATTCGCGCTGCTCCAGCAGGACCAGCGCACTTGGATCGAGCATCGCGAATTCATGGCGAAGTGGCAGGAGCGGGAAGACGCACCGGAAACGGCGGTGGACCGCTGGGAACTCGCGGGCCGCCTGACCGAGGGCCGGATCGATTGGATGAAGTCTTGGCTCAAGCTGGACCAGCGCAAGGAGGGCTGGGCCGGCCGCTATTCCGATGGCTACAATGGCGTCCTGGAAATCGTGGAGAAGGATGGGAAGACCTGGTTCGTTCTCAATGTCGTCCGCGGCCCGACATTCCATGTGGGCGGCATCGGCGGGCAGTTCCGCCTGAACGGCCGCATGGGATGGTTCGAGACGAAACCGGATGGCGAGGAGCGGCCAACTTGGCTCACGTTCCGCGAAGGCTATGACAAGCCCGGCATGATCACCGTGGAAGGTGAGAATACCTCCTACTTCCACGGTGCCCGGGCCTACTTCGATGGGACCTATGTCTGGACCGGCGAGCTGACGCCGGAAGAACAGAAGAAGGTCATCGAAGGCAAGTGGGACGAGTGA